The Rhizobium leguminosarum genome includes a region encoding these proteins:
- the purD gene encoding phosphoribosylamine--glycine ligase: MKVLLIGSGGREHALAWKLAQSPLMTEFYAAPGNPGIAEHAVLVPLNIEDHEAVAAFCKDKAIDFVVVGPEAPLVAGFADRLRADGLAVFGPSAAAAQLEGSKGFTKDICARYDIPTGAYQRFNNGPKAKSYIRAQGAPIVVKADGLAAGKGVTVAMTLDEALAAVDDCFEGAFGAAGAEVVVEAYLDGEEASFFCLCDGKHALPLATAQDHKRVGEGDTGVNTGGMGAYSPAPVMTAEMVERTMKEIIEPTMRGMAESGHPFSGVFFAGLMITRKGPELIEYNVRFGDPECQVLMMRLKSDLLPLLLATANGTLDQVKAEWSDDPALTVVMASKGYPGAYDKNTPILSLPDAGEGEKVFHAGTGLQDGALVATGGRVLNVTASGGTVAEAKDRAYALLDRVRWENGFCRRDIGWRAIERETGSQ; the protein is encoded by the coding sequence ATGAAGGTTCTGTTGATCGGATCGGGCGGACGCGAGCACGCGCTTGCCTGGAAGCTGGCGCAATCGCCGTTGATGACGGAATTCTACGCCGCACCCGGCAATCCCGGCATTGCCGAGCACGCCGTCCTCGTGCCCTTGAATATCGAGGATCACGAAGCGGTCGCGGCCTTCTGCAAGGACAAGGCGATCGATTTCGTCGTCGTCGGCCCGGAGGCGCCGCTGGTTGCCGGCTTCGCCGACCGGCTGCGCGCCGATGGCCTGGCGGTCTTCGGTCCCTCCGCTGCCGCCGCCCAGCTCGAGGGTTCCAAAGGCTTCACCAAGGATATCTGCGCCCGCTACGATATTCCAACAGGCGCTTACCAGCGCTTCAACAATGGACCGAAGGCGAAATCCTATATCCGGGCACAGGGCGCGCCGATCGTCGTCAAGGCCGATGGTCTTGCCGCCGGCAAGGGCGTGACCGTCGCGATGACGCTCGATGAAGCTTTGGCCGCGGTCGACGACTGCTTCGAGGGTGCCTTTGGCGCTGCCGGCGCCGAAGTCGTCGTCGAGGCCTATCTCGATGGCGAGGAGGCAAGCTTCTTCTGCCTCTGCGATGGCAAACATGCGCTGCCGCTTGCAACCGCGCAGGATCACAAGCGGGTGGGCGAGGGTGATACCGGCGTCAATACCGGTGGCATGGGGGCCTATTCGCCGGCGCCTGTGATGACCGCCGAGATGGTCGAGCGCACCATGAAAGAGATCATCGAGCCGACGATGCGCGGCATGGCCGAGAGCGGCCATCCCTTCTCCGGCGTCTTTTTCGCCGGGCTGATGATCACCAGGAAGGGGCCGGAGCTCATCGAATACAATGTCCGCTTCGGCGACCCCGAATGCCAGGTGCTGATGATGCGGTTGAAGAGCGATCTGCTGCCGCTGCTGCTCGCCACCGCCAACGGCACGTTGGATCAGGTCAAGGCCGAATGGAGCGACGATCCGGCACTGACGGTGGTCATGGCCTCGAAGGGTTATCCCGGCGCCTACGACAAGAACACGCCGATCCTCTCGCTGCCGGATGCAGGCGAGGGTGAGAAGGTGTTTCATGCCGGCACGGGTCTGCAGGACGGCGCATTGGTGGCGACCGGCGGCCGTGTGCTGAATGTTACCGCGTCAGGCGGCACGGTCGCCGAGGCCAAGGACCGCGCCTACGCGCTGCTTGACAGGGTGAGATGGGAAAACGGCTTCTGCCGGCGCGACATCGGCTGGCGCGCGATCGAACGAGAAACCGGCTCGCAGTGA
- a CDS encoding plant virulence effector HPE1-like domain-containing protein: MRQIFLGAAILLMAGSAMASSIEVVGKAAPSAEGSIVTETCAHCPPLQAELTKKDYTVPELKPGVLQASEIRDVDGEKKIYRTEGWMGGSPVVFVSKATPEAMLAAAPPAAPADGIDMNATTAAVIGGDATPVAAGMTEQPAALNASDFKLRF; this comes from the coding sequence ATGCGTCAGATTTTCCTCGGTGCGGCAATCCTGCTGATGGCAGGTTCTGCGATGGCGTCCTCGATAGAGGTGGTCGGCAAGGCCGCGCCGTCCGCTGAAGGCAGCATCGTCACTGAAACGTGCGCCCATTGCCCGCCGCTCCAGGCCGAGCTCACCAAAAAGGACTATACGGTGCCGGAGCTGAAGCCCGGCGTCCTCCAGGCGAGTGAAATCCGCGATGTCGACGGCGAAAAGAAGATCTATCGCACCGAGGGCTGGATGGGCGGCTCGCCCGTCGTCTTCGTCAGCAAGGCGACCCCGGAAGCGATGCTTGCCGCGGCACCTCCAGCCGCGCCTGCCGACGGTATCGACATGAATGCGACGACGGCGGCCGTCATCGGCGGCGACGCCACGCCCGTTGCGGCCGGCATGACGGAACAACCGGCAGCCCTTAACGCTTCCGATTTCAAGCTGCGTTTCTAG
- a CDS encoding methyl-accepting chemotaxis protein encodes MKNLKISKQLILLVVGLMIAFAIATSLQIRSSVDAIYKERYDMLRAEVQSAVSVLKLYQAKVTAGEMTLEDAQKQAYTTVNGMKYDPDGYFFGYSYDVQMMFHYDAAKVGQNLKAQPDSMGKLYREELVKLGQQGGGLVEYYSTSKPGQPAGDYRKTAYGQAFEPWKVVVITGVYMDDLDAQINSTILTALSGSIVLFFLAMAAAYIVIRGISGPLNNVHAALKAVAEEDVSIAIPHTGMNNEVGMMAKATQSLQEKIRERHQMSDREAAQQLALESERENNLRQQQDEATLQARVVTTIGQALEMIARGDLTVRCADLGQKYAALRDNFNDALSHLEAAMAKVSAKGTDIGTSKEEIRRASNELSQRTERQAASLEETSAALDELTVAVRQTADGAHEASKRVHSVSTEATHSDAIVTQAIEAMSGIEKSSSEITKIIGVIDEIAFQTNLLALNAGVEAARAGESGKGFAVVAQEVRELAQRSAAAAKEIKDQIARSSSQVDHGVRLVGEAGEALKRISDQIKAANEIVAKIAHSASEQDTTLRSISSSMNQLDAATQQNAAMAEETTASAETLATDTDELIDLIRGFRVRGESAAPAMHQGRRAA; translated from the coding sequence ATGAAAAATTTGAAGATATCGAAGCAGCTCATATTGCTGGTCGTCGGCCTGATGATCGCCTTTGCGATCGCCACCTCCCTGCAGATCCGCTCCTCGGTCGATGCGATCTACAAGGAGCGTTACGACATGCTGCGCGCCGAGGTTCAGTCGGCGGTCTCCGTTCTCAAGCTTTACCAGGCCAAGGTAACCGCCGGCGAAATGACGCTGGAGGATGCCCAGAAGCAGGCCTACACCACCGTCAACGGGATGAAATACGATCCGGACGGCTATTTCTTCGGCTATAGCTACGACGTCCAGATGATGTTCCACTACGATGCTGCGAAAGTCGGGCAGAACCTGAAGGCTCAGCCAGACAGCATGGGCAAGCTCTATCGCGAAGAGCTGGTAAAGCTCGGGCAGCAGGGCGGTGGTCTCGTCGAATATTATTCCACCAGCAAGCCGGGCCAGCCGGCCGGCGATTACCGCAAGACGGCCTATGGGCAGGCCTTCGAACCCTGGAAGGTCGTCGTCATCACCGGCGTTTATATGGACGATCTCGATGCGCAGATAAACAGCACGATCCTCACTGCACTCTCCGGCAGCATCGTCCTGTTCTTCCTTGCCATGGCAGCCGCCTACATCGTCATTCGCGGCATATCGGGACCTCTCAACAACGTCCATGCCGCCCTGAAGGCTGTCGCCGAAGAGGATGTTTCGATCGCCATCCCGCATACCGGCATGAACAATGAAGTGGGCATGATGGCCAAGGCGACGCAGTCGCTGCAGGAAAAGATCAGGGAGCGCCATCAGATGTCGGATCGCGAGGCGGCCCAGCAGCTGGCGCTGGAAAGCGAGCGCGAAAACAACTTGCGCCAGCAGCAGGACGAGGCAACGCTGCAGGCGCGCGTGGTGACGACGATCGGCCAGGCGCTGGAGATGATCGCCCGCGGTGATCTCACCGTCCGCTGCGCCGATCTCGGCCAGAAATACGCCGCCCTTCGCGATAACTTCAACGATGCGCTGTCGCATCTCGAAGCCGCCATGGCCAAGGTCAGCGCCAAGGGCACCGATATCGGCACCAGCAAGGAAGAGATCCGCCGCGCTTCCAATGAGCTGTCGCAGCGCACCGAGCGCCAGGCCGCCAGCCTGGAAGAAACCTCAGCCGCACTCGACGAACTGACCGTCGCCGTCCGCCAGACCGCCGATGGCGCCCATGAGGCCAGCAAACGCGTCCACTCGGTCAGCACCGAGGCGACCCACAGCGATGCGATCGTCACCCAGGCGATCGAGGCGATGAGCGGCATCGAGAAGTCGTCGTCGGAGATCACCAAGATCATCGGCGTCATCGACGAGATCGCCTTCCAGACCAATCTGCTGGCGCTGAATGCCGGCGTCGAGGCAGCGCGCGCCGGTGAAAGCGGCAAGGGTTTTGCGGTTGTCGCCCAGGAAGTCCGTGAGCTTGCCCAGCGCTCCGCCGCTGCGGCCAAGGAGATCAAGGATCAGATCGCCCGCTCCTCCAGCCAGGTCGACCACGGCGTCCGTCTGGTCGGCGAGGCAGGCGAGGCGCTGAAGCGCATCTCCGACCAGATCAAGGCCGCCAACGAGATCGTCGCCAAGATCGCCCACAGCGCCTCCGAACAGGACACGACGCTGCGCTCGATCTCCTCGTCGATGAACCAGCTCGACGCCGCCACCCAGCAGAATGCCGCCATGGCCGAAGAGACCACGGCATCGGCAGAGACACTGGCCACAGATACCGACGAGCTGATCGACCTTATCCGCGGCTTCCGCGTCCGTGGCGAAAGCGCTGCCCCGGCCATGCATCAAGGTCGCCGTGCTGCCTAA
- a CDS encoding GIY-YIG nuclease family protein: MAGYVYIVTNQKNGTLYIGVTSDLERRIYEHREGLTPGFAWKYGCTSLVWYEEHWDIGSAIQREKSLKRWYRQWKIDLVEAMNPEWNDLYLTLW; this comes from the coding sequence ATGGCCGGATATGTTTACATCGTGACCAACCAGAAGAATGGGACGCTCTATATCGGCGTGACATCCGATCTGGAGCGCCGCATCTACGAGCATCGCGAAGGGCTGACGCCGGGCTTTGCCTGGAAATACGGATGCACCAGTCTCGTCTGGTACGAGGAACACTGGGACATCGGCAGTGCGATCCAACGCGAGAAATCCTTGAAGCGATGGTATCGGCAATGGAAAATCGATCTTGTCGAAGCCATGAATCCCGAGTGGAACGATCTCTATCTTACACTGTGGTGA
- the glyS gene encoding glycine--tRNA ligase subunit beta: MPNLLLELRSEEIPARMQRKAAGDLKKLVTDALVEAGLSYEGAREYWTPRRLALDIHGLTARSADVREERKGPRTDANEKAIEGFLRGAGLSSVSEAQVVSDPKKGDFYVAVISKPGRATEEIVSDVMPGIIRDFPWPKSMRWGKASSKPGALRWVRPLQSIVCTFGPEHEETTVIPFEIDGITASNITYGHRFHAPEAITVRRFDDYAANLEKAKVILDAERRKDIILHDARDIAFANGLELVEDEGLLEEVSGLVEWPQVLMGSFEEDYLSIPSEIIRLTIKTNQKCFVTRASGSETLSNKFILVSNIQASDGGKEIVHGNGKVVRARLSDALHFWKRDQGNLPDLETLTASAAKFGLDINKPLDQRMAKLDALDVTFHAKLGTQGARVARIRTLAKELADITGADAALIDRAAVLAKADLRTEAVGEFPELQGLMGRKYAVLQGENASVAAAIEDHYKPQGPSDRVPEDRVAITIALADKLDTLTGFWAIDEKPTGSKDPFALRRAALGVVRILLERRIRLPLLASLIGVAFDAKVLGTEKIEVTGEAISDLLSFFHDRLKVYLRDQGARHDLIDAVLTSDADDLLMVARRVEALTAFITSEDGKNLLSGTKRATQLLAAEEKKGTVIADGVSPALLKLDAEKELFAAISSASKDASDAVAGEDFRSAMEALSKLRGPVDRFFEEVLVNDEDAAIRANRLALLRLIREATGTVADFSKISG, encoded by the coding sequence ATGCCAAACCTTCTTCTCGAACTCCGCTCCGAAGAGATTCCGGCCCGCATGCAGCGCAAGGCTGCCGGCGACCTGAAGAAGCTCGTCACCGATGCGCTTGTCGAAGCGGGTCTGTCCTACGAGGGCGCGCGCGAATACTGGACGCCGCGGCGGCTTGCGCTCGACATTCACGGCCTGACGGCCCGCTCCGCCGATGTGCGCGAGGAGCGCAAGGGACCGCGCACCGACGCCAACGAGAAGGCGATCGAAGGCTTTTTGCGCGGCGCGGGCCTTTCCTCGGTCTCCGAGGCGCAGGTGGTGAGCGATCCGAAGAAGGGCGATTTCTACGTCGCGGTCATCTCCAAGCCCGGCCGCGCAACGGAAGAGATCGTCAGCGATGTCATGCCCGGCATCATCCGCGACTTCCCCTGGCCGAAATCGATGCGCTGGGGCAAGGCCTCGTCGAAGCCCGGCGCGCTGCGCTGGGTGCGGCCGCTGCAGTCGATCGTCTGCACCTTCGGCCCGGAGCATGAAGAGACCACCGTCATCCCCTTCGAGATCGACGGCATCACCGCCTCCAACATCACCTACGGCCACCGTTTCCACGCGCCCGAGGCGATCACGGTGCGGCGCTTCGACGATTATGCGGCGAACCTGGAAAAGGCGAAGGTCATCCTCGATGCCGAGCGGCGCAAGGACATCATCCTGCACGACGCCCGCGACATCGCCTTTGCCAACGGGCTGGAGTTGGTGGAAGACGAAGGCCTGCTGGAGGAGGTCTCCGGCCTCGTCGAATGGCCGCAGGTGTTGATGGGCAGCTTCGAGGAAGATTACCTCTCGATCCCCTCCGAAATCATCCGGCTAACGATCAAGACGAACCAGAAGTGTTTCGTGACGCGCGCGAGCGGCAGCGAGACGCTGTCGAACAAGTTCATCCTCGTCTCAAACATCCAGGCGAGCGACGGCGGCAAGGAAATCGTCCACGGCAACGGCAAGGTGGTGCGGGCCCGGCTTTCGGATGCGCTGCATTTCTGGAAGCGCGACCAGGGCAATCTCCCGGATCTCGAGACGCTCACGGCTTCGGCGGCAAAGTTCGGCCTCGACATCAACAAGCCGCTCGACCAGCGCATGGCCAAGCTCGATGCGCTCGACGTGACGTTCCATGCCAAGCTCGGCACACAGGGCGCGCGCGTCGCCCGCATCCGCACGCTGGCCAAGGAATTGGCTGACATCACCGGCGCCGACGCGGCTCTCATCGATCGCGCTGCCGTGCTCGCCAAGGCCGATCTGCGCACCGAAGCGGTCGGCGAATTCCCGGAACTGCAGGGTTTGATGGGCCGCAAATATGCGGTGCTGCAGGGCGAGAATGCCTCCGTTGCCGCAGCAATCGAGGACCACTACAAGCCGCAGGGTCCGTCGGACCGCGTGCCGGAGGACAGAGTGGCGATCACCATCGCCCTTGCCGACAAGCTCGATACGCTGACCGGTTTCTGGGCTATCGACGAAAAGCCGACCGGGTCGAAGGATCCGTTCGCCCTGCGGCGGGCGGCCCTCGGTGTTGTCAGGATCCTGCTCGAGCGAAGGATCCGCCTGCCGCTGCTGGCGTCTTTAATTGGGGTAGCCTTCGACGCTAAGGTGCTCGGAACGGAGAAAATCGAGGTTACCGGAGAAGCGATCTCCGACCTGCTCTCCTTCTTCCACGACCGTCTCAAGGTCTATCTGCGCGACCAGGGCGCCCGCCATGATCTGATCGACGCCGTGCTGACTTCAGATGCCGACGACCTGTTGATGGTGGCGCGCCGCGTCGAAGCGCTGACGGCTTTCATCACCTCTGAAGACGGCAAGAACCTGCTTTCCGGCACCAAACGTGCGACGCAGCTGCTTGCCGCCGAGGAAAAGAAGGGCACTGTGATCGCCGACGGCGTTTCGCCAGCGCTTCTGAAGCTCGATGCCGAGAAGGAGCTCTTCGCCGCAATCTCCAGCGCCTCGAAGGATGCCTCAGACGCAGTTGCCGGAGAGGATTTCCGCTCGGCGATGGAAGCGCTTTCCAAGCTGCGCGGCCCGGTCGACCGCTTCTTCGAAGAGGTACTCGTCAACGACGAGGACGCCGCCATCCGCGCCAACCGTCTCGCTTTGCTGCGACTGATCCGCGAGGCGACGGGAACGGTTGCGGACTTCTCGAAGATTTCGGGATGA
- a CDS encoding Tex family protein gives MAADLRFLAARISAEINARPEQAKAAIELLDEGSTVPFIARYRKEVTGGLDDTQLRNLAERLVYLRELEARRDAIVESITGQGKMTDELMTKVAGAETKAELEDLYLPYKPKRRTRAEIARERGLGPLAETILADRAREPAVLAEGFVTADVPDVKTALEGARDIIAEGIAENADLLGKLRAHMRQAALLKAKVVDGKQATGEKFSDYFDHSERWATAPGHRALAMLRGWNEEVLTLTIEADAETASPNKPVERMIVAAYEIGTSRPGDRWLMEVASWTWRVKLSMSLSLDLMRELRERAEEEAIHVFARNLKDLLLAAPAGSRATMGLDPGIRTGVKVAVVDGTGKVVATSTVYPFQPRNDVRGAQVELASLVRKHNVELISIGNGTGSRETEKLVADMLAELPAPKPTKVIVSEAGASVYSASATAAAEFPDLDVSLRGAVSIARRLQDPLAELVKIEPKSIGVGQYQHDVDQQKLSRSLDAVVEDAVNAVGVDLNTASAPLLSRVSGLGPSIADAIVRHRDSEGRFETRKDLLKVARLGGRTFEQCAGFLRIPNGKEPLDSSSVHPEAYGVAKKIVAACGRDLRALMGDSAVLKSVDPRQFIDEKFGLPTVRDIIAELEKPGRDPRPSFKTATFAEGVNEISDLTPGMVLEGTVTNVAAFGAFVDIGVHQDGLVHVSQLADRFVKDPHEVVKAGDVVKVRVVEVDAKRKRIALSMKRDDGSSASPPRGDSRPGQGSRPQNERRPAAEKPESQGAFGAALAEAMKRK, from the coding sequence ATGGCCGCAGACCTCCGTTTTCTCGCAGCCCGCATCTCCGCCGAAATCAACGCCCGGCCCGAACAGGCCAAAGCCGCCATCGAGCTGCTCGACGAAGGCTCTACCGTGCCCTTCATCGCCCGCTACCGCAAGGAAGTGACGGGCGGGCTGGACGACACGCAGCTGCGCAATCTCGCCGAGCGGCTGGTCTATCTGCGCGAGCTCGAAGCCCGGCGCGACGCGATCGTCGAATCGATCACCGGCCAGGGCAAGATGACCGACGAGCTGATGACTAAGGTCGCTGGCGCCGAAACTAAGGCCGAGCTCGAAGATCTCTATCTGCCCTACAAGCCGAAGCGCCGCACACGGGCGGAAATCGCCCGCGAACGCGGCCTCGGCCCGCTCGCCGAGACGATCCTTGCCGACCGAGCCAGGGAACCGGCGGTATTGGCCGAAGGCTTCGTCACAGCTGATGTACCCGATGTGAAGACGGCGCTCGAAGGCGCGCGCGACATCATCGCCGAAGGCATTGCCGAAAATGCTGACCTGCTCGGCAAGTTGCGCGCCCATATGCGCCAGGCCGCACTGCTGAAGGCAAAAGTCGTCGACGGCAAGCAGGCAACGGGCGAGAAGTTTTCCGACTATTTCGACCATTCCGAACGCTGGGCGACTGCGCCGGGCCACCGCGCGCTCGCCATGCTGCGCGGCTGGAACGAGGAGGTGCTGACGCTGACGATCGAGGCCGACGCCGAAACCGCCTCTCCGAACAAGCCGGTCGAACGCATGATCGTGGCCGCCTACGAGATCGGTACCAGCCGTCCCGGCGACCGCTGGCTGATGGAGGTCGCAAGCTGGACCTGGCGCGTCAAGCTTTCCATGTCGCTCTCGCTCGACCTCATGCGGGAACTGCGCGAAAGGGCCGAAGAAGAGGCGATCCATGTCTTTGCCCGCAATCTCAAGGACCTGCTGCTGGCAGCGCCCGCCGGCTCGCGCGCGACGATGGGTCTCGATCCCGGCATCCGCACCGGCGTCAAGGTCGCCGTCGTCGACGGCACCGGCAAGGTGGTGGCGACATCGACCGTCTATCCCTTCCAGCCGAGGAACGATGTGCGCGGTGCCCAGGTCGAGCTCGCATCGCTGGTCCGCAAGCACAATGTCGAGCTGATCTCGATCGGCAACGGCACCGGCAGCCGCGAAACCGAAAAGCTGGTGGCCGACATGCTGGCCGAGTTGCCGGCGCCGAAGCCGACCAAGGTCATCGTGTCGGAAGCCGGCGCCTCGGTCTATTCCGCCTCGGCGACCGCAGCGGCAGAATTCCCCGATCTGGACGTGTCGCTGCGCGGCGCCGTCTCCATCGCGCGGCGCCTGCAGGATCCGCTGGCCGAACTCGTCAAGATCGAGCCGAAGTCGATCGGCGTCGGCCAATATCAGCACGATGTCGACCAGCAGAAGCTGTCGCGTTCGCTCGATGCCGTGGTGGAAGATGCGGTGAATGCCGTCGGTGTCGACCTCAACACGGCGTCAGCGCCGCTGCTCTCGCGCGTCTCCGGCCTCGGCCCGTCGATCGCCGATGCCATCGTCCGCCACCGCGACAGCGAGGGCCGTTTCGAGACGCGAAAGGATCTGCTGAAGGTCGCACGCCTCGGCGGCCGCACCTTCGAGCAATGCGCCGGCTTCCTGCGCATCCCCAACGGCAAGGAGCCGCTCGACTCTTCCTCGGTCCACCCGGAGGCCTACGGTGTCGCCAAGAAGATCGTTGCCGCCTGCGGCCGTGATCTGCGCGCGCTGATGGGCGATAGCGCCGTCTTGAAATCGGTGGATCCGCGCCAGTTTATCGACGAGAAATTCGGCCTGCCGACTGTCAGGGACATTATCGCGGAATTGGAAAAGCCTGGCCGCGACCCGCGTCCGAGCTTCAAGACCGCGACCTTTGCCGAGGGCGTCAACGAAATTTCCGACCTGACGCCCGGCATGGTGCTGGAAGGCACGGTGACCAACGTTGCCGCCTTCGGCGCCTTCGTCGATATCGGCGTGCACCAGGACGGTCTGGTGCACGTCTCCCAGCTTGCCGATCGCTTCGTCAAGGATCCCCACGAGGTCGTGAAGGCCGGCGATGTCGTCAAGGTGCGGGTTGTCGAAGTTGACGCCAAGCGCAAGCGCATCGCTCTCTCGATGAAACGTGATGACGGCTCATCAGCGTCGCCGCCGCGTGGTGATTCTCGCCCAGGCCAAGGGTCGCGGCCGCAGAACGAGCGCCGGCCGGCGGCTGAGAAACCGGAGAGCCAGGGCGCCTTCGGCGCGGCACTTGCCGAAGCCATGAAGCGAAAATAA
- a CDS encoding SAM-dependent methyltransferase, translated as MASAFLSIVQQIVRKGSLKLTLANGETHTIGDGTGEPVVARLADQEAEDAIRRDPTMKLGEMYMQGRFILEQSNIYDFLSLVKQNTTNEIFDFKMAALLLGRIARQQLKNRVPVNRNKHNVAHHYDLSAKLFDLFLDEDWQYSCAYFEPPGIGLDEAQLAKKRHIAAKLLLEPNQRILEIGSGWGGMGMYLTEATEGAEFTGITLSEEQLKVSRKRAEKRGLADRVRFELQDYRTMTGRKFDRIVSVGMFEHVGIGHYGNFFRKVSDLLDDNGVMVLHSIGRPKPSFGTNAFIEKYIFPGGYIPSVGEVVPPLEKAGLLVKDIEILPLHYAYTLRHWRERFVARKAEAVALYDEQFFRMWEFYLAGSEMGFRWDELFILQIQIAKNQFAVPDNRSYIARNEAKLKEFEARRAPLEKVTF; from the coding sequence ATGGCGTCGGCATTCTTATCGATCGTCCAGCAAATCGTCCGCAAGGGTTCACTAAAACTTACCCTTGCCAATGGCGAAACCCACACTATCGGCGACGGCACCGGTGAACCCGTTGTCGCCCGCCTTGCCGATCAGGAGGCCGAGGACGCCATCCGGCGCGACCCGACCATGAAGCTCGGCGAAATGTACATGCAAGGCCGGTTCATTCTCGAACAGAGCAACATCTATGATTTCCTGTCGTTGGTGAAGCAGAACACCACCAACGAGATCTTCGATTTCAAGATGGCGGCACTGCTTCTCGGCCGAATTGCACGGCAGCAACTGAAGAACCGCGTGCCGGTCAACCGCAACAAGCACAATGTCGCCCATCATTACGACCTGTCGGCCAAGCTCTTCGATCTTTTTCTCGATGAGGACTGGCAATATTCCTGCGCCTATTTCGAGCCGCCGGGCATTGGTCTCGACGAGGCGCAGCTCGCCAAGAAGCGCCATATCGCTGCCAAGCTTCTTCTCGAGCCGAACCAGCGCATCCTGGAGATCGGCTCCGGCTGGGGCGGCATGGGCATGTACCTGACGGAGGCGACGGAAGGTGCCGAGTTCACCGGCATTACACTGAGCGAGGAACAGCTCAAGGTCTCGCGTAAGCGCGCCGAAAAGCGCGGCCTTGCCGATCGGGTGCGTTTCGAACTGCAGGACTACCGCACCATGACGGGCAGGAAGTTCGACCGCATCGTTTCGGTCGGCATGTTCGAACATGTCGGCATCGGCCATTACGGCAATTTCTTTCGTAAGGTATCGGATCTCCTCGACGACAACGGCGTCATGGTGCTGCATTCGATCGGCCGCCCCAAGCCGAGCTTCGGCACCAATGCCTTCATCGAGAAATACATCTTCCCGGGCGGCTACATCCCTTCCGTCGGCGAGGTCGTGCCGCCGCTTGAAAAGGCCGGGCTGCTGGTCAAGGATATCGAAATCCTGCCGCTGCATTATGCCTATACGCTGCGTCATTGGCGCGAGCGTTTCGTGGCGCGCAAGGCCGAAGCGGTGGCACTTTACGACGAGCAGTTCTTCCGCATGTGGGAATTCTATCTGGCGGGTTCCGAAATGGGCTTCCGCTGGGACGAGCTCTTCATCCTGCAGATCCAGATCGCCAAGAACCAGTTCGCCGTTCCCGACAATCGCAGTTACATTGCGCGGAATGAAGCGAAGTTGAAGGAATTCGAGGCGAGGCGCGCCCCGCTCGAAAAGGTGACATTCTGA
- a CDS encoding histidine phosphatase family protein, with the protein MSSAFPEIYLVRHGETEWSLSGRHTGRSDIPLTANGEAAARKLADRLAGLSFSAVWSSPSERARKTCALAGFGSGAVIKDDLAEWDYGSYEGITTKAILANRPGWQLFRDGCPKGEFAADVGDRADAVIGGLRQTAGTILVFSSSHFLRVLAARWLGLPPEDGSRFVLDTASISVLGYEHDLTEPVIRRWNQR; encoded by the coding sequence ATGAGCAGTGCGTTTCCCGAGATCTACCTGGTCCGCCACGGTGAAACCGAATGGAGCCTGTCGGGGCGGCATACCGGACGCAGCGATATTCCCTTGACGGCGAACGGCGAGGCCGCCGCCCGCAAACTCGCCGACCGGCTGGCGGGCCTTAGCTTCTCCGCCGTCTGGTCGAGCCCGTCCGAGCGGGCCCGCAAGACCTGCGCGCTCGCCGGGTTCGGATCGGGCGCGGTGATCAAGGACGATCTCGCCGAATGGGACTACGGCTCTTATGAAGGCATCACCACCAAGGCGATCCTTGCCAACCGCCCCGGCTGGCAGCTCTTTCGCGACGGCTGCCCGAAGGGCGAATTCGCCGCCGATGTCGGCGATCGCGCCGACGCCGTGATTGGCGGACTACGTCAAACGGCCGGCACCATCCTGGTCTTTTCGAGCTCGCATTTCCTGCGAGTCCTCGCCGCCCGCTGGCTCGGCCTGCCGCCGGAAGACGGCTCCCGTTTCGTACTCGATACGGCCAGCATCAGCGTGCTCGGCTACGAGCACGATCTGACCGAGCCGGTCATCCGCCGGTGGAACCAGCGGTAA